The sequence TAGTCCAGGGTCAGCAGGCCCTGTTCGGACACCACGCGCACTGACAACGTCTTGTACCCGACCTCATCGAAGAGAACAGTCATCTTGTCCTCCTCGTACGACAGCACCAGGCCGGGTCCCCACTCCGGGTGACGCACCTGGCTGTGCACCGGGAACGGCCCGACGGCACCCTGGTCGGCCACGCTGGTGCCGTTGTGGCAGTTGTCGCAGTGGCCGCAGACCTGCGTCATCTGCTCGCCGAAGTAGGCCAGCAGGGTCTGCCCCCGGCAGGCGGTGGTCTCGGCGAAGGCCCGCATCATGTCGGTGCGGGACCGGGTCACCGTCTGCTGGCGCTCCGCCTCGGCCAGCGCCGCCGCGGCGGCGTCGGTCGGGGTGGGGGAGTAACGGGGCGCGCCGAGGCGCTGCCGGGCGCGCGGCTCGGCCGCACCGACCTGCTCCAACAGGGAGAGGTACTGGCCCAGCTTGCGCGGCCCGAGGCCGGTGGTCTCGCGCAGCTCGGTCTTGGTGGCCGGCTTCTTGCGCAGCAGCGCGGCCAGGTCGCGCAGCTCGTCGACGTCGGGCAGGCCGCCGCTGAAGAACCGTTGCAGGCCCACGTCCTCGGCCTGCCAGAGCAGCAGCACCCGGGCCGGTTGCCCGTCGCGGCCGGCCCGGCCGATCTCCTGGAAGTAGCTGTCCGGCGAGTCGGGCAGCGCCATGTGCACCACCCAGGCGATGTTCGGCTTGTCGATGCCCATGCCGAACGCCGAGGTCGCCACCATGATCGGCACCTGGTCGGCGAGGAACGCCTCGTGCAGTTCGTGGCGTGCGCCGGCCGCCATCCCGCCGTGGTAGAACTGCGCCGGGTAGCCGGCGTCGGTCAACCGGGCGGACAACTCCTCGGCGGCACGGCGGGTGGGCACGTAGATGATTCCGGGCCGCTCGTCGTCGCTCAGCAGCGCGATCAGTCGCCGCCACCGGTAGTCCTCGGTGGGGCAGTGCGCGACCTCGACGAACAGGTTCGGCCGGTCCAGCCCGGAGACCACCACCTCGGGCTCGCGCAGCCGCAGCCGGGCGATGATGTCGTCCCGTACCGGCGGGGAGGCGGTGGCGGTCAGCGCGACCACCGGCGGTCGGCCGATGCCGTCGATGAGGTGCCCGAGCGCCAGGTAGTCGGGGCGGAAGTCGTGCCCCCACGCGGAGATGCAGTGCGCCTCGTCGATCGCCACCAGCGCCGGTTTCAGCCCGGCGACCTCGGCCATCCGCTCGGGGTTGCTGAGCTGTTCCGGTGTGATGAAGAGGAACTCCGCCCGGCCCTCGCGGATCTCGGTGATCGCCTCGGCCTGCTGGGTGGGCGACTCGTTCGAGCTGATCCGCACCGCCCGCAGCTCCGGGCGTTGCCGCTCGTTGAGGGAGGCGATCTGGTCCTGCTGGAGGGCCAGCAGGGGGGAGATCACCACGGTGGGGCCGGGGATCAGGCTGGCCGGAATCTGGTAGATCGCCGACTTGCCGGCCCCGGTGGGCAACACCACCAGGGCGTCGCGTCGCTTCATCACCGCGCGCATGGCGGCCAGTTGGTTGGGTCGCAGCGCCTTCCAGCCGAAAAGGCTGCGGGCCGCGCGGCGCAACGTCATCGAATGCGTGGACAGTTTCATCGAGGGCCGGAGGTACCCGAGCCCATGACCGCCGAAACGCTTTCGACGATCATGGGCTCGGGCACCGGCCGTGCCCTCGATGGCCGATCGCCGATCGGCGGCTCAGCTCAGCCGGGGCAGGACCTCGCGCTGGTAGAGGTCGAACAGACCCTGGTAGTGCGGGCCGGTGTTGGCCACGTAGACCTCGTCGAAGCCGGCCTTGGCGTACTGGTCGATCATCTCCAGGTGCGCGTCGGCGCTGTTGCCGCAGACGAACGCCTCCTTCAGCATCTCCGGCTTGACCAGCTCGGCGGCCTGCTCGAAGTGTCGCGGCGAGGGCAGCACCTGGGACAGCTCACCCGGCACCCCCGCGTTGGGCCAGCGCTCGTACGCGATGCGCATGCCCTCGTCTTCGCTGTCCGCGTACGCCGCCTTGAAGCCGGCCTGGCACGGCTTGTCGCCGCCGCCGTTCTCGCGGAAGCGCCGGACCATCTCGCCGTCGGGCATGGTGCTCACGTAACCGTCACCGATCCGGGCGGCCAGGTCGATGGACTTCGGCCCGAAGCCGGAGACGTAGATCGGCGGGGGAGTGTCGGGCAGGGTGTAGATCCGGGCCTGCTCCACTGTGTAGTGCTTGCCGTGGTGGTTGACGAAGCCGCCACCCCACAGTGCTCGCAGCACCTCGACGGCTTCCTCCAGCATTTCCAGCCGGACGTCGGCCTGCGGCCAGGCGTCGCCGAAGATGTGCTCGTTGAGTGCCTCGCCGGTGCCGACGCCGAGCACGAACCGCCCGCCGTGCAGCACCGCGCTGGTCGCCGCGGCCTGTGCGATAACGGCGGGGTGGATCCGCACGGTGGGGCAGGTCACCGCCGTGGTCACCGGCAGCGAACAGACCTGGCTGAGCGCGCCGATCATCGACCAGACGAACGGGCTCTGGCCCTGTGCGTCCACCCAGGGGTGGTAGTGGTCGGAGATCCACAGCGCCTCGAAGCCGGCCCGTTCGGCACCGCGCGCCTGCTCCAGCAACTCGGCTGGCGTGAACTCCTCACTGGACAGAAAGTATCCGATCTTCATGGCTTACCCCTTCGGCGCGCGGACCTGCTGATGGGGAATGCCGTACCCCGGTCGTGGTCGGCCACACCCGGACCGTCGGGCACGGATCGGTACGGGTTGCTCAGCGTCGACCGAACATCGCCCGGATCGCGGCGAGGAGCAACAGGGCGCCGACCACCAGGCCTAGCAGGCGTACGCCGGGGATGTCGGCCGGGCTCGTCGCGTCGGCCAGCAGGACGGGATCCATCCCCGCACTCTCCCCGGGGAGCGGGCCGCCAGGCAACTGTAAGGTTTATTGACTATTGAATCGCTCAGTGTGACCATGGCAGGACCGCCTGCCGGTGGCGGTGCGCCGAGGGCGCGCGAGAGATGGGGTACGGGGGCCGCATGAGCGAGCGCAACCAGCGGATCGACGGGGGCGCACCGTCGCCGGTGATCGACATCGATCACTGCCAGGGGGCGGCGTGACCACCACCGGGCACCTCCCGGCGCTCGCCGCCGCA comes from Micromonospora vinacea and encodes:
- a CDS encoding RecQ family ATP-dependent DNA helicase, with the protein product MKLSTHSMTLRRAARSLFGWKALRPNQLAAMRAVMKRRDALVVLPTGAGKSAIYQIPASLIPGPTVVISPLLALQQDQIASLNERQRPELRAVRISSNESPTQQAEAITEIREGRAEFLFITPEQLSNPERMAEVAGLKPALVAIDEAHCISAWGHDFRPDYLALGHLIDGIGRPPVVALTATASPPVRDDIIARLRLREPEVVVSGLDRPNLFVEVAHCPTEDYRWRRLIALLSDDERPGIIYVPTRRAAEELSARLTDAGYPAQFYHGGMAAGARHELHEAFLADQVPIMVATSAFGMGIDKPNIAWVVHMALPDSPDSYFQEIGRAGRDGQPARVLLLWQAEDVGLQRFFSGGLPDVDELRDLAALLRKKPATKTELRETTGLGPRKLGQYLSLLEQVGAAEPRARQRLGAPRYSPTPTDAAAAALAEAERQQTVTRSRTDMMRAFAETTACRGQTLLAYFGEQMTQVCGHCDNCHNGTSVADQGAVGPFPVHSQVRHPEWGPGLVLSYEEDKMTVLFDEVGYKTLSVRVVSEQGLLTLD
- a CDS encoding TIGR03557 family F420-dependent LLM class oxidoreductase — its product is MKIGYFLSSEEFTPAELLEQARGAERAGFEALWISDHYHPWVDAQGQSPFVWSMIGALSQVCSLPVTTAVTCPTVRIHPAVIAQAAATSAVLHGGRFVLGVGTGEALNEHIFGDAWPQADVRLEMLEEAVEVLRALWGGGFVNHHGKHYTVEQARIYTLPDTPPPIYVSGFGPKSIDLAARIGDGYVSTMPDGEMVRRFRENGGGDKPCQAGFKAAYADSEDEGMRIAYERWPNAGVPGELSQVLPSPRHFEQAAELVKPEMLKEAFVCGNSADAHLEMIDQYAKAGFDEVYVANTGPHYQGLFDLYQREVLPRLS